Proteins from a genomic interval of Rickettsia sp. Oklahoma-10:
- the hflC gene encoding protease modulator HflC has product MQQKISYIIFTIVFGLILISSSLFSVDQRQSAVVFQFGEAVRTVENPGLHIKIPFIQNVEFFDKRLLDVEVEAKELTAADGKRVIVDAYAKFQINNPVMFYKTVHNYQGVKIRLTRNLESSMRKVIGKISLSSLLSQERSNVMLNILNQVDREAKSFGIDVVDVRILRADLPKENSAAIYRRMQTAREKEATQIRAEGQEESVRIRSKADKESKIILAKAYRDAQIIKGDGDEKAAKIYNSAYSVDPEFYKFYRSLLVYKNSLKKEDTNFVISSEAEVFKYLNLAK; this is encoded by the coding sequence ATGCAACAAAAGATTTCTTATATAATTTTTACAATTGTTTTCGGGCTGATACTGATTTCTAGCTCCTTATTTTCAGTGGATCAACGCCAATCTGCTGTGGTGTTCCAGTTTGGTGAGGCAGTTAGAACTGTAGAAAATCCAGGGCTGCATATTAAAATTCCATTTATTCAAAATGTAGAGTTTTTTGATAAACGTCTTTTAGACGTTGAGGTTGAGGCAAAAGAATTAACAGCCGCCGACGGTAAACGAGTTATTGTTGATGCTTATGCCAAATTCCAAATTAATAATCCGGTTATGTTTTATAAAACGGTGCATAATTACCAAGGGGTAAAAATTAGATTGACTCGGAATCTTGAGTCCTCAATGCGCAAGGTGATAGGTAAAATCTCACTAAGTAGTCTTTTAAGCCAAGAGCGTAGTAACGTAATGTTAAATATCTTAAACCAAGTGGACAGAGAAGCTAAAAGTTTTGGTATTGATGTTGTAGATGTTAGAATTTTAAGAGCAGACTTACCAAAAGAAAATAGTGCAGCTATTTATCGCCGTATGCAAACGGCACGTGAAAAAGAAGCAACCCAAATTAGAGCAGAAGGACAAGAAGAAAGCGTACGTATTCGTTCAAAAGCAGATAAAGAAAGTAAAATAATACTTGCAAAAGCTTATAGAGATGCACAAATTATCAAAGGTGACGGCGATGAGAAAGCAGCAAAAATATATAATTCTGCTTATTCCGTCGATCCCGAATTTTATAAATTTTATAGATCACTTTTAGTATATAAAAATTCTTTAAAGAAAGAAGATACTAATTTTGTAATTTCATCTGAGGCTGAAGTTTTTAAATATTTAAATTTAGCTAAGTAG
- a CDS encoding Do family serine endopeptidase, with the protein MFKYIFAVIVILLNNNVLATENIKKQEILDVNEFTEINSAPLKVSEAARYSFADIVEPLIPAVVNISTIEYVNSKSENAEKDPLQEKKPLDFINDFLERLNIPLNLEEVDKTPKNVPLGSGFIIEPNGLIVTNYHVIANVNKINIKLADNTELPAKLIGSDTKTDLALLKIDSEEPLPFVEFGDSNDARVGDWVIAIGNPFGNLGGTVTAGIISSKGRDIDIDTDNIVDNFIQTDAAINNGNSGGPMFNWDQKVIGVNTAIFSPLGTNIGIGFAIPSNTAKPIIERLKKDGKINRGRLGVTIQDLTKEISEGLGLKDTSGVLVAKVQEDGPGDKAGIKTGDIIIGFADIPVKNTKKLRVIIADAPIDQEVKVKILRDKKELELPIKITADNEEVNKDLAEHVDKEEITNKGENDLSITKNNITFSNLTEELRQKYTIPQDKTGVVITNIDQEGNSFKIGDLITNVNQENIDNISKLEELYENAKKSNKQNILLLIERGDNNMFIPLHVM; encoded by the coding sequence ATGTTTAAATATATTTTTGCCGTAATAGTTATTCTGTTAAATAATAATGTTTTAGCAACAGAGAATATTAAAAAACAAGAAATTTTAGACGTAAATGAGTTTACGGAAATAAATTCTGCTCCTTTAAAAGTAAGTGAAGCTGCTCGTTATAGCTTTGCCGATATAGTTGAGCCGTTAATTCCTGCGGTCGTTAATATTTCAACTATAGAATATGTTAATAGTAAATCAGAAAATGCTGAAAAAGATCCTCTGCAAGAAAAAAAACCTTTAGATTTCATTAATGATTTTTTAGAACGGCTTAATATACCGCTGAATTTGGAAGAAGTGGATAAAACTCCTAAAAATGTTCCACTTGGCTCAGGATTTATTATTGAGCCTAATGGATTAATAGTGACAAACTATCATGTAATTGCAAATGTTAATAAAATTAATATAAAACTTGCAGATAATACTGAATTACCAGCTAAATTGATAGGTAGTGATACTAAAACTGATTTAGCTCTCTTAAAAATAGATAGTGAGGAGCCTCTACCTTTTGTTGAGTTTGGAGATTCAAATGATGCAAGAGTAGGTGATTGGGTTATTGCAATTGGTAATCCGTTTGGTAATCTAGGTGGTACGGTTACTGCCGGTATTATTTCTTCTAAAGGTCGGGATATCGATATAGATACGGATAATATAGTTGATAATTTTATTCAAACGGATGCTGCAATTAATAACGGTAATTCTGGTGGTCCTATGTTTAATTGGGATCAGAAAGTAATCGGCGTAAATACGGCAATTTTCTCACCACTTGGCACTAATATAGGTATTGGTTTTGCAATACCATCAAATACTGCAAAGCCTATAATCGAACGCCTTAAGAAAGATGGTAAAATAAATAGAGGGCGTCTTGGAGTAACAATACAAGATTTAACCAAGGAAATTTCTGAAGGGTTAGGACTTAAAGATACTAGTGGGGTGTTAGTAGCTAAAGTACAAGAAGACGGTCCAGGGGATAAAGCAGGTATTAAAACAGGTGATATAATAATAGGGTTTGCAGATATACCGGTTAAAAATACTAAAAAATTACGTGTAATTATTGCAGATGCTCCTATTGATCAGGAAGTCAAAGTAAAAATACTTCGTGACAAAAAAGAGCTTGAATTACCTATTAAGATTACTGCAGATAATGAAGAAGTTAACAAAGATTTAGCAGAACATGTAGATAAAGAAGAAATAACAAACAAAGGAGAAAATGATTTATCTATTACTAAAAATAATATTACTTTTAGTAATTTGACTGAAGAATTAAGACAAAAATATACTATCCCTCAGGATAAAACGGGAGTAGTTATAACCAATATTGATCAAGAAGGAAACAGTTTTAAAATTGGTGATCTGATAACCAATGTTAATCAAGAAAACATAGACAATATAAGTAAGCTAGAAGAATTATATGAAAATGCTAAAAAATCGAATAAGCAAAATATTTTGCTCTTGATTGAAAGAGGAGATAATAATATGTTCATACCACTACATGTTATGTGA
- a CDS encoding rhodanese-like domain-containing protein — protein sequence MNEKIAILSAYSFVNIEEPENLIPKLLLIGKRKYIRGTILLSQEGFNGSFSGSYENVNLVLEELIKLTGTKDVNVKINYSDAHPFQKLKVRLKKEIVAMNVNDLDVDLFKGKYIEPKDWDSFITQQDVIVIDTRNTYEVEVGTFKSAINPYTETFKQFPAWVRQNEKLLKGKKIAMFCTGGIRCEKSTSLLKSIGYDEVYHLKGGILQYLEDTQNKNNLWQGKCFVFDNRRAVSDDLSPAEGYTRLSST from the coding sequence ATGAATGAAAAAATAGCAATTTTAAGTGCATATAGTTTTGTTAATATAGAAGAGCCAGAAAATTTGATACCAAAGCTTTTGCTTATTGGTAAAAGAAAATATATTAGAGGTACTATTTTATTATCACAAGAAGGTTTTAACGGTTCTTTTTCAGGTTCATATGAAAATGTAAATCTTGTGCTTGAAGAATTGATAAAGCTAACTGGGACCAAAGATGTTAACGTTAAAATAAATTATAGTGATGCTCATCCTTTTCAGAAATTAAAAGTCAGACTTAAGAAAGAGATTGTAGCAATGAATGTCAATGATTTAGATGTTGATTTATTTAAGGGCAAATATATAGAGCCGAAGGATTGGGATAGTTTTATTACACAACAAGATGTTATAGTAATAGATACTCGAAATACTTATGAAGTAGAGGTCGGTACATTTAAATCGGCAATTAACCCGTATACGGAAACATTTAAGCAGTTTCCAGCTTGGGTTCGCCAAAATGAGAAATTACTTAAAGGTAAGAAGATTGCTATGTTTTGTACTGGCGGTATTAGGTGTGAAAAATCTACCAGTTTACTTAAAAGCATAGGCTATGATGAGGTATATCATTTGAAGGGGGGTATATTGCAGTACTTAGAAGATACACAAAACAAGAATAATTTATGGCAAGGCAAGTGCTTTGTATTTGATAATAGAAGAGCAGTATCAGATGATTTATCACCTGCTGAAGGGTATACTCGTTTATCTTCTACTTAA
- the sdhC gene encoding succinate dehydrogenase, cytochrome b556 subunit, giving the protein MTKTKQEIYNKRPLSPHLSIYKPQISSTLSILHRMTGVALFFAVSILVWWLILSKYDNNYLHFASCCIIKICLVTVSYTWFYHLCNGIRHLFWDIGYGFSIKAVNITGWCVVICSILLTMLLWV; this is encoded by the coding sequence ATGACTAAAACAAAACAGGAAATTTATAATAAGCGTCCACTTTCACCACATTTAAGCATATATAAACCTCAGATAAGTTCTACGTTGTCGATTTTGCATCGTATGACCGGTGTTGCTTTATTTTTTGCAGTATCAATTTTGGTGTGGTGGTTGATTCTTAGTAAATATGACAATAATTATTTGCATTTTGCTAGTTGCTGCATTATAAAAATATGCTTAGTAACCGTTAGCTACACTTGGTTTTATCATTTATGTAATGGTATTCGTCATTTATTTTGGGATATTGGTTATGGCTTTTCTATAAAAGCAGTGAACATAACGGGTTGGTGTGTAGTTATATGTTCCATATTATTAACTATGTTGTTATGGGTGTAA
- the sdhD gene encoding succinate dehydrogenase, hydrophobic membrane anchor protein, which produces MVYAFKAEIVKAKADGAVKSGAYHWLLQRITGLVLALCSIWLIYFTLTNKNSDLSIIMLELKKPFNVVALLITVIISLYHAILGMQAVIEDYINCNNKLRNALIIVVKLFCLVTIASFVMVMLYER; this is translated from the coding sequence ATGGTATATGCTTTTAAAGCAGAAATTGTAAAAGCAAAGGCCGATGGCGCTGTTAAAAGTGGTGCTTATCATTGGTTATTACAAAGGATTACAGGGCTTGTATTAGCTTTATGTTCTATATGGTTAATATACTTTACATTAACTAATAAAAATAGTGATTTAAGTATCATTATGTTGGAGCTTAAAAAACCTTTTAATGTAGTAGCATTATTAATTACGGTAATTATTTCTTTATATCATGCTATATTGGGTATGCAGGCAGTAATAGAAGATTATATAAACTGCAATAATAAATTACGTAATGCATTAATTATAGTAGTAAAATTATTCTGCTTAGTTACTATTGCATCTTTTGTGATGGTTATGCTTTATGAGAGATGA